One region of Eupeodes corollae chromosome 1, idEupCoro1.1, whole genome shotgun sequence genomic DNA includes:
- the LOC129942509 gene encoding uncharacterized protein LOC129942509: protein MDLQLDRESDVPAPSSPTPTLPPKPRPPSAAGASQAPPLQSSEAVRMGACMGRCIADKSSCLKRWRSTDEHETELMTDEEEDDSKTQRRKNKERKHIFRIIKFRRKNRKQFVDKFMERQDLNYSRLSKTPTTDLTDIQLQSLDAQTLLVTAAANNVTTTNTFVPAVSSRTSSSLDLEWEHEYGQHNHHHSNSNRGLSRSWLFIDGAEADTNGDIDGGETSDDNKPLFNSPPSDDSRGVILGKQHLNRAFNDGQLMTSQMAKSNSNLQQQHQQQQQSNFTRTSSRTSWSHISTPESLEWDIDEDQTNRMRLEDDNLDHETLELLHQIEMLKNKVLNETGDGLDGIEFPSNGGDS from the exons ATGGATCTGCAGCTGGATAGAGAGTCAGACGTTCCAGCACCATCATCACCAACACCAACACTACCACCAAAACCTCGGCCACCATCAGCAGCAGGAGCATCACAAGCGCCACCTTTGCAATCATCAGAAGCTGTTAGAATGGGAGCATGTATGGGCCGTTGCATTGCGGATAAGAGTTCCTGTTTGAAAAG ATGGCGTTCAACAGATGAACACGAGACTGAACTTAtgactgatgaagaagaagatgacAGCAAAACACAGAGGCGAAAAAACAAAGAAcgtaaacatatttttagaataattaagTTTAGACGAAAG aatcgtaAGCAGTTCGTAGATAAGTTTATGGAACGTCAAGACTTAAATTATTCAAGGCTAAGCAAGACACCTACAACAGATCT aacGGATATACAACTACAAAGCCTTGATGCTCAAACTCTTCTTGTGACAGCCGCCGCCAACAACGTCACTACGACCAATACCTTTGTACCGGCAGTATCTTCACGCACCAGTTCCTCCCTCGATCTAGAATGGGAACATGAATACGGTCAACATAATCACCatcattcaaattcaaatcgaGGACTCTCTCGATCGTGGCTATTTATAGATGGCGCTGAAGCCGATACCAATGGTGACATCGATGGTGGGGAAACTAGTGACGACAACAAACCACTCTTCAATTCACCACCTTCAGATGATAGTAGAGGAGTTATTCTAGGAAAACAACATCTAAACAGAGCCTTTAATGATGGACAATTGATGACTTCACAAATGGCCAAAAGCAATTCGAATCTGCAAcagcaacaccaacaacaacaacaatcgaATTTCACACGTACCTCATCTCGAACAAGCTGGTCACATATCTCTACTCCTGAATCCTTAGAATGGGACATCGATGAAGATCAAACAAATCGAATGCGTTTGGAAGATGATAATTTGGACCATGAAACCCTCGAACTTTTGCATCAAATTGAAATGCTCAAGAATAAGGTACTCAATGAGACTGGTGATGGTCTAGATGGAATTGAATTTCCCAGCAATGGTGGTGATAGTTga